One window of Candidatus Tokpelaia hoelldoblerii genomic DNA carries:
- a CDS encoding Hypothetical protein (bhsal04280), producing the protein MAGGKPQRQPDKEKNPLKGGFFVIIVFKAGLAGKAVAVFKIA; encoded by the coding sequence ATGGCGGGGGGAAAGCCGCAGCGTCAGCCAGATAAGGAGAAAAACCCGCTGAAAGGCGGGTTTTTTGTCATTATTGTTTTTAAAGCCGGGCTGGCAGGTAAGGCCGTGGCGGTTTTCAAAATTGCATGA
- a CDS encoding Peptide ABC transporter permease (bhsal04290) — protein sequence MLRYLLKKIGYIVPTFFGITLAAFLFIRALPGDPVTLMAGERGISPERRAQLLAELGFDRPYWQQYADYVWNVLHGDLGISFVTKQSVATEFFTHFTATLELGFFALIIAVFIGVPAGVFAAVKRGSWFDQGSMGLALTGYSMPIFWWGLLLIMLFSVMLGWTPVGGRIASIYAASFDEPTGFMLIDSWLSGEEGVFASTVSHLVLPSIVLATVSLAAIARQTRSAMLEVLDEDYVRTARAKGLSSFRVVGIHALRNAFIPIITTIGLQVGVMMGGAILTETIFSWPGIGKWLVDSILKRDYIAVQSALLLVGMLVMMVNLAVDMLYALINPRVRHS from the coding sequence ATGTTGCGTTATCTTTTAAAGAAGATCGGCTATATCGTGCCGACATTTTTCGGCATAACTCTGGCTGCGTTTCTGTTTATCCGCGCTCTGCCGGGTGATCCGGTCACATTGATGGCGGGGGAACGGGGCATATCGCCGGAACGGCGGGCGCAATTGCTGGCTGAGCTTGGCTTTGACCGTCCTTACTGGCAGCAATATGCCGATTATGTGTGGAATGTTCTGCATGGCGATCTCGGCATATCGTTTGTTACCAAACAAAGCGTGGCGACGGAATTTTTCACGCATTTCACCGCGACACTGGAACTGGGTTTTTTTGCTTTGATTATTGCCGTTTTTATCGGTGTTCCTGCCGGTGTTTTTGCGGCGGTCAAGCGCGGTTCGTGGTTTGATCAGGGCTCAATGGGGCTGGCGTTGACCGGCTATTCCATGCCGATTTTCTGGTGGGGGCTTCTGCTGATCATGCTGTTCAGCGTTATGCTTGGCTGGACACCGGTTGGCGGGCGGATTGCGTCAATTTATGCCGCTTCCTTTGACGAGCCGACAGGTTTTATGCTGATTGACAGCTGGCTGTCGGGGGAAGAAGGCGTTTTTGCCTCGACTGTTTCCCATCTTGTTTTGCCATCCATTGTGCTTGCCACTGTCTCACTCGCGGCGATTGCCCGCCAGACACGTTCTGCCATGCTGGAAGTGCTGGATGAGGATTATGTGCGCACGGCGCGCGCCAAGGGGCTGTCGAGTTTCCGGGTTGTCGGGATTCATGCCCTGCGCAATGCTTTTATTCCCATCATCACGACAATCGGTTTGCAGGTTGGCGTCATGATGGGCGGAGCAATTTTGACAGAGACGATTTTTTCCTGGCCGGGTATCGGCAAATGGCTGGTTGATTCTATTTTGAAGCGCGATTATATCGCAGTGCAAAGCGCGCTTTTGCTTGTCGGCATGCTGGTTATGATGGTTAATCTGGCGGTTGATATGCTCTATGCCCTCATCAATCCCCGTGTCAGACATAGTTAA
- a CDS encoding Peptide ABC transporter permease (bhsal04300): MNNNISASVTGDKQLSVWREFWYAFSQNRGAVVGLVIFAIIVFLALAGPWLAPYDYTEKFDNFMKVPPVWQEGGVAQFWLGTDAIGRDILSRLLYGAHQTLGVGVAVAFAAMVFGVIVGVIAGYFGGIVDVVIMRIMDVALAFPSLLLALVLVNIVGYGLFGAGLATAIALQPYFVRLARAAVLVEKNNDYVAAARLAGAGRIRQMFKTILPNCLAPIIVQATFAFSGAILDVAALGFLGMGAQVPSPEWGTMLADAREFVASAWWIVTFPGLAILIVVLTINLIGDGLRDALDPKLKRS; this comes from the coding sequence ATGAATAATAATATTTCAGCTTCTGTGACAGGGGATAAGCAGCTTTCGGTATGGCGTGAGTTCTGGTATGCTTTCAGCCAGAACCGCGGTGCGGTCGTCGGCCTTGTTATATTTGCCATTATCGTTTTTCTGGCGCTTGCAGGCCCTTGGCTTGCACCCTATGACTATACAGAAAAATTTGATAATTTCATGAAGGTGCCGCCGGTCTGGCAGGAGGGGGGCGTTGCGCAATTCTGGCTTGGCACGGATGCTATCGGCCGCGATATTCTTTCACGGCTTTTATACGGGGCGCATCAGACCCTGGGCGTTGGTGTTGCCGTTGCTTTTGCGGCCATGGTGTTCGGCGTGATTGTTGGCGTTATCGCCGGCTATTTTGGCGGTATTGTTGATGTGGTTATCATGCGTATCATGGATGTCGCTCTTGCTTTCCCCTCGCTGTTGCTGGCGCTGGTGCTGGTTAATATTGTCGGTTACGGCCTGTTCGGGGCGGGGCTTGCGACAGCAATTGCCCTGCAGCCTTATTTTGTCCGTCTGGCGCGGGCTGCGGTGCTGGTGGAAAAGAACAATGATTATGTGGCGGCGGCGCGCCTTGCTGGTGCAGGCCGTATCCGGCAGATGTTCAAAACCATTCTGCCCAATTGTCTGGCGCCGATCATTGTGCAGGCGACATTTGCCTTTTCCGGCGCTATTCTGGATGTTGCCGCCCTTGGCTTTCTTGGCATGGGGGCGCAGGTCCCTTCGCCGGAATGGGGGACAATGCTGGCCGATGCGCGCGAATTTGTCGCCAGCGCCTGGTGGATTGTCACCTTTCCCGGCCTGGCTATTCTGATTGTTGTGCTCACCATCAACCTGATTGGTGACGGTTTGCGCGATGCGCTTGATCCCAAACTGAAAAGGAGCTGA
- a CDS encoding Peptide ABC transporter ATP-binding protein (bhsal04310): MALLEIRNLDVSFETSAGAFHAVRGMDLSVDKGEVLAIVGESGSGKSVSMLGVMGLLSKTATVRADVMAFEGRNLLHMSNRERRSVIGKDISMIFQEPIASLNPCFTVEFQIGEVLRAHLGLKGRAARNRTIELMAAVGIPEPEKRLKSFPHQMSGGQCQRVMIAMAIACNPKLLIADEPTTALDVTIQKQILDLLMDLQRRHGMGLIMITHDMGVVAETADRVVVQYQGQKMEEADVLSLFENPQNPYTKALLAALPENATGDRLPTVAGFMAGHGDVA; this comes from the coding sequence ATGGCGTTGCTTGAAATTCGCAATCTGGATGTTTCCTTTGAAACGTCAGCCGGTGCTTTCCATGCGGTCAGGGGCATGGATCTGTCGGTTGACAAGGGGGAAGTGCTTGCTATTGTCGGGGAATCCGGCTCGGGCAAGTCCGTCAGTATGCTGGGGGTGATGGGGCTGTTGTCCAAAACCGCTACTGTCCGTGCTGATGTGATGGCCTTTGAGGGGCGTAATCTGTTGCATATGAGCAATCGGGAACGCCGCTCTGTCATCGGCAAGGATATTTCGATGATTTTTCAGGAGCCGATTGCGAGCCTCAATCCGTGCTTTACCGTTGAATTTCAGATTGGCGAGGTTTTGCGCGCCCATCTGGGGTTGAAGGGGCGTGCGGCGCGCAACCGGACGATTGAGTTAATGGCCGCTGTCGGAATTCCTGAGCCGGAGAAGCGCTTGAAAAGCTTTCCACACCAGATGTCCGGCGGGCAGTGCCAGCGGGTGATGATTGCCATGGCGATTGCCTGCAATCCCAAATTGCTGATTGCTGATGAGCCGACAACGGCGCTGGATGTGACAATTCAGAAACAGATTCTTGATTTGCTGATGGATCTGCAGCGGCGTCATGGCATGGGGCTGATTATGATTACCCACGATATGGGGGTTGTTGCTGAAACGGCCGATCGTGTTGTGGTGCAGTATCAGGGGCAGAAGATGGAAGAGGCGGACGTGTTGTCGCTGTTTGAAAATCCGCAAAACCCTTACACAAAGGCATTGCTGGCGGCCTTGCCGGAAAATGCCACCGGGGACCGGCTGCCGACGGTTGCCGGGTTTATGGCCGGGCATGGAGATGTGGCATGA